GAGAGCTTGGTATAGCCCTCCTCGGTCTCGCCCTTCTCGATCATGACGTCGATCTCTTGACCGGGTTCAACCTTCACGTTGCCTTCGTGGTCCTGCACCTCGGCGATCGGCACCAGTCCCTCGGACTTGAAGCCGACGTCGACGACGACGTGGGTGGGAGTGATTTTCAGGACCGTGCCCTTGATGACGCGGTCTTCATTGGCGGCCTGCTCAGCTGCCTGCTCGGCGGTGAAATTTTCCAGTGCGGTTGCGAAATCGTCGGTCATTTCTTTTTCATTTCGATTCTTCGGACCGCCGGGGGTCCTGGTGGGATGAACAGCGGGAGTTTCCGCCAGAGTGACCGAAGATGGCTGGGAGTTCGCGGTGGGCTCGGCAGGCGGATGGTTCGAATGCTGATCCGCAGCCGGCTGCGAGGAAGAAGTGTCGCTCTGGGCTGTGCGTTCGTCAAAAACCATATATCTTCCACCCATCGCACACTGCAGCGCGCGTATGGGGACCACGGATTTCTTACGGACTGCTGGCGTGGGTCGTCGGGGTGATTTGCCCGTTCTCGGGCTTGGACAATCCAGCGGTCTCATCCCCCAGCGCGGCTGATGCACCGAAGGACTTTCCGACTATAACAACCGCTCAAAATGGTGTCAAACGCCCAACCCAACATTCACGGGAACCGCAGAAAAAAATTCTGCAACCCACCACCCAATTGTTGCAGTGAGCGACCCTTCCAGCAAGGTCGGCACGCACATCAGGTTGTGACCGCGGGCACGAAGTAAGAAGTCAGAATGGAAACCCGGCTGCCGCGAAACCGTGGACCGGCCCGACGCGGAAAACCGGGTAACCCCGAACCGAAAGCCCTAAGCCGACAACCTGTAGCGAATGCTGTATAACTGCTTGTCTTAATTCTTACTTCTGACTTTTGACTTTTTACTTTTCAGATGGATTACCTGTTCACTCCGTGGCGGTACGCGTACATCACCAGCGCCGGCAAAACGCCGGGGTGCGTTTTCTGTGAAGTGGTCAAGCGCGACGACCGGGAAGCGCTCATCGTCCATCGTGGCGAGCATTGCTTCATCATTCTCAACGCATTCCCGTACACCAGCGGGCACGTGATGATCGTGCCCTACGGGCACCTGGACCAACTGCAAAAGCTTCCGGCGGCAGCGGCGGGCGAAATGATGTTCCTCTCCCAGCGTGTGGAGACAGCGCTGCGCGCCGTGTACCGGCCTGACGGCATCAACCTGGGCATGAACATCGGAGCTGCGGCCGGCGCCGGCGTGGCCGGGCACATCCACATGCACGTGCTGCCGCGCTGGATTGCCGACAGCAACTTCGTTTCCGTGGTGGGTGAAACCCGCATCCTGCCCGAGGACCTCGGCACCACGTGGGAGAGGCTGAAGCAGCAGTTCGATTTGCAACCCTGAATCCCCACCCTGTTCCCGCGGCGGTCCTTTGCGCCCGCCTTTAATGCGTGTGCCCGTGTCCTTCGGTTTGCGCGGGGATGACGACGCAGCCGTGCGCGATGTCGCAGACCACGTGCTCGAACTGGATGGTAGTGTGATGAATGCGGAACTTCTGGCGTAGCCGCTCTTGCACCTCGCGCAGGATGGCCTCGCTGGCGGAAGGTGGAATATCGGCAATGCTGATGTGGCAGGACAAGGCGTGCGACTCGCTGCCGATGCTCCAGACATGCAGATCGTGCACGTCGTTCACCCCGGCCACGGCGGCGATCTCGCGACCCACGTGGGACAAGTCCATGCCGCGCGGCGCGCCTTCGAGCAGGATGTTGAGGGTTTCGCGAATGATGCCGAACGAAGACCACAAAACCATGGCGCCAATGCCAAAGGAAAGCGCGGGATCGATCCAGCTTTGTCCGGTGATCAGAATGGCCCAGCCGCCGGCGATGACCGCCGCCGTGGAAAGGGTGTCGCCGAGCATGTGCAGGAATGCGCCGCGGATGTTCAAGTCCTTGCTGCTGCGCCACAGCAGGATGGAGATAACGCCGTTGAGCAGCACACCGGCCGCCGCCACCACGATCATCAGCCCCGGATGAACCGGGACCGGCGTCACCAGCCGGCGTCCCGCCTCGTAGAAGATGTAAAACGCAATGGCCACCAGGGTCATGGCGTTGATGAAGGCCGCGAGGACTCCGGCGCGGCTGTAGCCGTAGGTCTTGGTGGCGCTCGGCGGACGTTGTTCCAGGTACACGGCGGCCAGCGACAGCAGCAGTGCCAAAAAGTCGGAGACGTTGTGCCCGGCTTCGGAAAGCAGCGCCAGGCTGTGCGCGCGCACGCCAGAAATCACCAGCAGGACGATGTAGGCCATCGTGACCACCAGCGAGACCTTCAGCACCTGCGAAGGGTTTCTTCGCCGGTCGTGCATGTGCGCCTGCATGATTGCAGTCTAAATTCGACCAGCGTCCGGTTCAACCTGGTCCGAACGGATTGGGCTGGCGATGCATGCCGGGCTTTGTGGTAGGTTCGGGCTGTCGCCTCACCAAGAGGTGTCGGCCTCGCGTTCGCTCGGGCTGGTTTGGTTTTGCGAATCCTACCCAACGCTCACGCGTTGGGCTGGCGATGCATGCCGGGCTCGCTGCGCTCGCGCTGAGGGCAAAATGCTGGCCGCTCGTCCGTGTGGTCATTTTGTTGGCTTTGCGATCCTACCCCACGGCCATAGGACCACGAACGTGTTGTTGAAATCCGAGCGAAGCCAAGGTCATGCCGCGCCCAGTTTGGGTACGTCAATGCTCAATCAAGGCACGAAGGGAAGCGGCCCGCAGGAACTTGGACGAGCGCTCTGTCGCCGCCTTGTAAATAGCTGCTGCGGAGCCACTTAAATGCTTTTTCTCTACCTTCAGCAACGCTCCGTTGGAGCTTCGCGTGCTGCCAGACAGAGAGCACAGGTCTGCTCTGGCCAAACATGATCTGTCGCGCCTCTTCGAGAGTTGCGGGCACCCAGCATGGGTACCGTCAACGCATGCCGCAAGGTGCTCGCCGCGGGCAAAACGCTCGTGAAGAGCTGATCCGAAAAACGAAACTTTTTGTAACGGGGAGAAACTACGAATGAAGAAGCATCTTTTAACAATCCTTTTTGTGCTCGGTCTGTCCGCGGCCGTGGCCATGGCTCAGAGTCAGCCTGGATACGGACAGTCGGGGCAGACGGGCCAGCCGCATGGCGCAATGGGCACAGCCGCTGACCAGACCAGCGCCAGCAGCCAGGCCAGCACTACCACCGATCAGAGCAAGAACAGTTCGATGGCGAACGTGGACGACGAAAGCCTCCACCGCCAAGTCCACGAGCAGCTGGCGTCCAACCCGAACCTGCAAAACGTGCAGATCACGGTGAAGAACGGCGTCGTCTCGCTCGACGGCTCGGTTCCGAACAAGGATGACAAGAAAGAAGCCAAGAAACTGGCGAAAGCCGTCCCGGGCGTCAAGGGCGTGAAGGAGCACCTGTCAATCGCCTCCAGCGCATCTTCGGCGAGCGTGGGTTCCTCAGCGACCACCGGCAGCACTGCGGGCCAGGGGAGCATTTCTTCGCAGACGACCACTACTACCACGACTAACACGGGCACCGCGGCCAGCGAGACCGGGCAGGGCGGGGTAGCGGCTGGGACTTCGAATCCCTCCAGCAGCACCAGCAATCCGCCGAGCTCGAGCGCCAGCTCTTCGACTCCTCCGAGCGATCAGTCGAGCATGAGCTCGCAGAGCAGCGCGACGGCGCAGCCGGGGCAGACCAGCTCGGCGGCCAGCACTTCGCCGTCGACGGTTCCGTCCACCTCGAGTTCCAGCACGACGCCTCCTGACCAGAGCGCAACCGGCGCGCAGTCCCAGGTGGGCTCCAGC
This portion of the Terriglobales bacterium genome encodes:
- a CDS encoding cation diffusion facilitator family transporter, with translation MQAHMHDRRRNPSQVLKVSLVVTMAYIVLLVISGVRAHSLALLSEAGHNVSDFLALLLSLAAVYLEQRPPSATKTYGYSRAGVLAAFINAMTLVAIAFYIFYEAGRRLVTPVPVHPGLMIVVAAAGVLLNGVISILLWRSSKDLNIRGAFLHMLGDTLSTAAVIAGGWAILITGQSWIDPALSFGIGAMVLWSSFGIIRETLNILLEGAPRGMDLSHVGREIAAVAGVNDVHDLHVWSIGSESHALSCHISIADIPPSASEAILREVQERLRQKFRIHHTTIQFEHVVCDIAHGCVVIPAQTEGHGHTH
- a CDS encoding HIT domain-containing protein, translated to MDYLFTPWRYAYITSAGKTPGCVFCEVVKRDDREALIVHRGEHCFIILNAFPYTSGHVMIVPYGHLDQLQKLPAAAAGEMMFLSQRVETALRAVYRPDGINLGMNIGAAAGAGVAGHIHMHVLPRWIADSNFVSVVGETRILPEDLGTTWERLKQQFDLQP
- a CDS encoding BON domain-containing protein — encoded protein: MKKHLLTILFVLGLSAAVAMAQSQPGYGQSGQTGQPHGAMGTAADQTSASSQASTTTDQSKNSSMANVDDESLHRQVHEQLASNPNLQNVQITVKNGVVSLDGSVPNKDDKKEAKKLAKAVPGVKGVKEHLSIASSASSASVGSSATTGSTAGQGSISSQTTTTTTTNTGTAASETGQGGVAAGTSNPSSSTSNPPSSSASSSTPPSDQSSMSSQSSATAQPGQTSSAASTSPSTVPSTSSSSTTPPDQSATGAQSQVGSSAGTSTTGGVSGQATTLPPSASSSANTPDQAAIGSQAGATSQSGSAGQSSASSSSSMGAQTSAGSSDDQLQQQIQAALKNEPTLANDNINVSISASSIELSGTAATGKEKQTAKRIAESYAGNRKVVDHITVGGASSGMGNMSMPSSNPPSAGEKPKPPQQ